AAGTATCGCATGCAGGACATCATCTTTTGGTAAATTCCGTGACTTACTTATCTCTGTGGCCTCGGCATGCTGATCCAAATTAAAGAAAATCAAATCAATAACTTTCTGGAATGGCCTAAACATTGAATTGAGGGTTTCATCAGAATAGAATCTCCTAAGTTCTTTGATCACTATATCTGAAGTCACAATTCTTGAATCTTCTGACATGATCATAGAAATAAGCTTAGCTGCATACCTCCCTAATGGCTCTCCCCTGAAACCTTTCCGGTCCTCATACAGATCCATCCAGATGGAGGTGTCCAAGTAATATCTCATCCTTAAATGCTTGATTTTGAGGTTTATTTGGGTTGAGGGGAAAAAGGCGGAAAGCTTTTGCATCTAAAGCCCATTGCATTAGTAATCGCTGAATAAGCCAACTGCCTTCTTATGATATTCCACGACACTCTTCTCTGAAAGACCGGCAATAAGATTATGTATCTTTGATATAAACTCTTCCGCCACCCTTATGGAATTGACTGCCTCTTCCAAACCGACTGAGAAGTCAACATAATACTGCTTGTCGACCCTTTCTGATTTTGCTTTTTTTATGTCACTTGAGTCAATGTCAAATATCTCCTTAAGAAATATTATCGACGCCATGTGATTCTCTGATTTTATGCCTATCCTGAAAAGCGCTGCAAGAAGACAATGATACATTGAATAATAAGCAAGAGCGACTGAATCCTTCAGGTTGCCTATCTTAAGCAAAGCTTTGGCAGAAGAGAGTGATTCGTCTGATCTCAGCAGATAAGCCTTCTTTATCTCATCGCTTGGCTCAACAGCCTGTAATCTCCCTTCTTTCGCCAGCTTAATCAAAAAATTTATTCTTTTCGTAATAAAGCTCTACCCCTTTAATTATGACATGATTCTTCTCAATCTCTTTGATAAGGATACTATCCTTATTATACATGCCGATCTTGACGCTTATCCTCGAGTCAATGCCCTGTATTTCCTCTTTCAACCCATTATCTCCAGTCTCGATATAGACATCAATATCACTATCTTTCCTTGCAATGCCTTTTGCATATGATCCGAAAAGAATCGCCAGACTAATCTTGTTGTTCTGCTTAATCGCTTCAATGACCCTCCTTAAAGATGGATATTTCCTAACAGTTTCAATAAGCTTCTGGCTCTCAACCTGATAGGCAGATTGTTTGGCCTCCAATGATCTCTTAAGGAACACAACTTTGTTCTTCCCTTGCTGCCTGAAATCAACCACATTATTCTTGCTCAGGTCATTCACTTTCCTTGCAATAGATGTTTGGTTTGTATTGATCAATTTGGCTAGCCCCCTGATATGATTCTCTGACCTAAGCAATGCTTCAATGATTTTATTGTAAATATTTTGTGACATATGTAACAATAATGTTACATTAGTATATAAATGTTGCTGTTTTTTAGGTATCTGCATCAACAATCCTGACTGTTCCATGCAATCCACTATAGATTTCAAGGTTTATATCATTTTATGAGAAAAATCCGCAAGATATCTGATTAACGCAGGGAAGGGGGTTAAATATAATCAAAGATTGATCACAAACTTGCAATCCTTGGGACCCTGGGCTGCACATTCAATCTCGTTACAATTCAAATCTTTATCTCTTAGAAAACTGAATAAGCCAGCTATTGCACCTGAGGTGATATTACAAACAGGATCCTTGTTGTAACCTTGATGTGTTTTCTTATATTCTGCGGCAAGTGTCGAGTTTGGAATGTTCACAACTATAATCTTGCCACTACTCTCTGCAATCTTGATATTGCCCAAACCCAAGCTTCCGAACAGCTCTTCAACAACAAAAGTCTGCTTTGCTTGTGAAGCACCAAGCTTACGAAAATAACTCTTGGTCAGCTCCTTCACATGCTCTTTTGTCAATGAATACACTTTTGCTTTATCCATCTCCGTCTGGAGGGCATAAAAGAAGGATGATCTGAACATGATATTTTCCTGATCAAGGATATTTATCTTTCCATTCCCTATATTGAACTGCCTTGCCAGCATCAGCTTCTTCAGGAAAGCAGATAACATTATTAACCCTCCTTTCCTTTCTTAATACTCTTCAAAGTCTCCCATTTTTTATAGGTCAAAGAGATATCATCTTCTGATTGAACTTCTATTGACTGGAGAAACATCTCTTTGATAGGTGTGTCTGGCAATGTCTCATATAAAGTCTGTCTAAGAGCTTCTGCAAAAGTCTTTGCATGCTCTTCCTGAAAAAAATGAGCATTCATAGCAACAGGAGCCTCAATCATTATCTCAAAAAATCCTCCTTCCTCAAAGATAAAACGCTCATAAAACCTTCCCGCTATCTCATCAAATCCCAGATAGAGTATTTTCTTATTGAATCTCTGTTCCAGAACACCAATAAATTTCATCAATTCCTGTCTTGATCTCTCCTGCTCCTGCATTGATTCCTCAAGATTCTCATAAGAACGGAATGTGAAAGGCAGCATCTCTTCAATATCGACTAATGGAACAAATATATGGTGAGTCTCCATAAAACAGAAAAATAGGATAATAATTTATAAAGCTTTCTAAGACTAAGCTGTGCGGAACTGCGTCTCTTTGAGCAATTCCTTCACTCTGGTGTAAAGGTTTGCATCCTCATTTTCTGACTGCTTCTGGATGACACCATCAACAACTTTCACCCTTTTACCCGATCTGGTCACAAGTTCCTCGTTCGCCATCTTCAGTATATCATTGAACTGGGCTTGGCCAGTAAGAATCACCACCCGTGTATTCTGATACTGCTGCTTAATATGCCTGGCTACTTCAAGGCCATTTGTCCCGTGACCCAGGACATGATCAAATATCAATACATCTGGGCCGCCAATCAATCTGTGGCCAGTTGGGTCAAATTCTCCTGCATCATCGTCATATTTTAATGTATCAAGAGGATTTAGCTTGAACCCTCCATTCTCCCTCACAATATACATGGATGGTTCCTCTGAAAAACCAAAGAAAAGTTCATTATGCTCATTGATTTCTGGATCATCCAAAAACATCTCTGCCAATCTTTCAGCTTTGCCCTGAGCAACACCCGGTATGTCATCTAGCAACAATATGTCTCTCCTCTGCTTTGTCGTATCAAACTCTTTCATGATAAGATCATAGATTTCACATATCCTTGCATAACTTCTCTCAAAATCATCTTTCTCAGCATCTGTCAGAATATCATAATGAAAAACAACTTTTCCATCCTTCTTGCTGACCGGCAAGCCAATAACATGGTCCCTGAATTTAACCCCCTCAACAGTAATTGGATGGTTCTCTGCAAGGATGAAATCAATTGTCCTCATCAATCCATGGGCAGGGCCATACCAAGTCCCGCCTTGCATCACAGCAATCCTGGGTCCATCCATCATAGCCTTCTTCTGTATATCAACCATATCTTCATGAGTAAGCCCAATGTCTTCCAACGATTTTCCATTTATCCTTAATTGGGATTCTGGGAATACCTGAGTCGGCCCATGCTCACCAATGACCCTCGCTGCTACCTCCAACTCACTAGGATTAATACCATACCTCTTTGGATCTGATATCACATGCTTGACAATCTGCTCAACATACCTCCCTGTATCAAGCACAGGACCAAATGCATAGACCTGATGATCAGCAATCCCTGAATATCTCTGGAAATAAGTACATAAAGGATTCACTGGGTTTGTGACCATGACAACACTGCCTTCAAAGCCATTCTCGGCAGTCCTCTCTGCTATCCTCCTAATCATAGAGGGATCATATTTCAGTCCAACAAGCCTGATATCCTCCGGAGGATAGTCCTTGTAATTATAGCCCTCTTTTGCTGTGACTATGGTGATGCCATTCGGATTAATCTCCAGAACATCATCAACTCGCATTATCCTAGTTCCAGACCCATCAATGACAGCACCGGTCCTCAAATCATCTAGGGCAGCAAGCGATTCAGGCCTTGACCCTCTTGTATAAACATTAATCTCGGGAGTCTTGCCAACCAACAAAGAAGCAAGTTCTCTACCAACATTACCAAAACCCACAATATTTATCGGAATCTGATATTTCATTTTCTCATCACATCCAACAAGAAGTATGAACCCTGATGCGGCTTGAAAACATCCACACCCAAAGACATATTTAATTTAAGAGTATCATGAGGTATCCTTGATGATAGATAATCCGCTAGCTCCCCTGTCCCAAACACACCCAAAGACAGAAGCTTATCGGTGCCCCTTACATGCATTGAATCCCTTATCTGCTTAACAGCTCCGATATAAGTGCTATAAGGCAGAAGAGCTATCACGGGAAGAGAAACCTCTTGAGCCTCCAAAACCTTAGATGAAGGAAGCTCGTATATCATCAGATCGATATCATTCTTATCGGGAAAAATCCTACCAAAACGAGGACTCAATCCGGAATCCAAAATCCCTCTTAGCGCGGATTCATGAAACCTCGGCAAGTCTGTCTTTGGATTTGTTGGACTGCCATGCTTCAAACCCTTTGCTCGGTTTTCAAGAGCATCTACAAATTCATCATACACATCTTCATGGACATAGACAGCAGTCACTGCCCAGCATTTATTCCCCTTATTCCTTGCAGAAGCATAAACTAGCTCATCAGCAGCCTGATCAATGTCAGCACCATTACCCACTATGGCAATACTATGACCAGAACCGTAACGCCTTGATGACCTTCCGATTGACAAATCCTTGATAACCCTATCCCCCACAACTGTACGAACAATCCGCTCATAAGCTGCATTTGAAGAGAATATTGAGAATCCCTTGCTGAATGCCAATGCCTCCTGAACCATCTCAGGCTTGCTTAGTGATGACCAACTGAGCTTCTGCGCAAGATAAGGCAATCCCATCTCCGCAATCTTCTCAAAAAGTATGTGAGCGGCAATATCATTCGCACTAGGCCTTATTATCGCATGAGCCCCACCAAGAATGCTCTGGCCCACAATGAAAGGTGTCTCATAGACCTCATCATTGCCAGCAGCGACAATGAAATAAGGGCTAACAAGAGATCTTTCAGAAAGATGAACACCATCTCGTTCAACAGAGAACCTGTCGACATTTTCAACAAATCTCCCAAGATCATCAGCCCAAGTCCGCAGGGAGTCAGCAGTGCCTGAAAGATAGTTGACAGGAGTTCCATGCACAAGAGCCACATTCTCCAGCAGACGCGAATCTGACAATGTCCTGCTGATCATCTCATGAACCAGTCCAATCCTGTCCTCAAGAGGCAGAAGATCAACCTTGTGACCTTCATTATATGCAAATATCCTAGCTTCGACAAGTTCAGTTCTTCCTGAATCAGGAACAGTCGCAACAACACCCTTACCTGAGTAGTCTGTTACCTGCAAATCTACACCTTCAGCTGAATCCTGCATCTCTCCCCTGACAAAATTCTGGAATCTCATCTTGACCTCATTGCTCGGGCATCGAACAGCTGTCCGAGCCGGTTATCTGGAATAATGAAACACCTTTTAAGGTTGGCGCTTCAATCTTTTTCTGTGCAATATCATCTGGTGACCCATCAAAATCATAAGTCCTCTCAAGACCTTCCCCCTTTGCAGTGTACCTGCCACAACCACACTCATGGGGTGCTGAATAAGTTGTAAGGTTCATTGTTCCGCTGAATCTCAAGAGCTGTGTCGCTTGATTAGGTATAATACCTGAACTCTTATGATATAATGATTTCAGTTGTGCAATTATCTCATCTGTATGCTGCGAAAGAATATCTGCACCATAGAATCTTCCAAGATAATCCCTGTCTGCACTGTCAATATTCTTCCCATCTGCCAATCTTCGCTCAGCCCTGACAGCAGCATCATAAAGGCCTTGAATTATAGGATCGACAACCCGCTGACCGGCGATCCTGCTCACCAGGACCCTGCCTTTCTCCCCATCTGTCACATGCCTTTTTTTTTCGTCGACAACCTCAAAATATATATGGCCCTGCATGAGATGGAACCTCCCCGGATCATAAGGGCAATTTATTGTTGATGGGCCTGTATCAGTTGATCCACCAACATCCTTAACATAATCAATCCCTACATCATCCAATGCTCTGCGGATCCTGTATGTCAAGGGAGTGCTTGATGTAAGGATGAATCTGATATTATCACCAGTCAAGAAAGGATTCTCCGGATCATCATGCACCATGAGGTCCATGATCCCCTGTCCTTTTCCTTTGTATGATGATGGAGGTGAAACCAGACCATTGACACCTGCCTGTCTCATCAGCCTGAAAGCATCCTCATTTGTAAGATTAGGAGGCCTTGGATGCGCGACAACACCAAAGTGCTTGTTGAGAGTGTCAGAGAAGCAAGGTGCAGCAATATGATCCCATGTATAATTGATGAAGACCTCCCCAGGCATCTGAAATCTGGGATGCTCTTCAACAAGAAATCTCGCAGTTGACAAGGAAATCCCGAGCCAATCACTGTTTGAGTATCTAATATTTGTGAAATCAGCTACACTCTTAATGGAGGTACCCCCCGTGTAACGCATGATGAGATGAATCTGCTGATCTATCGGTAAACCTGATTGACCAGAGTTGAGAGATGCATGGTATCTCTCAGGCAAGAATGCATTTGAACCATATCCCCTGAACATCTTCTTTGTTGTCACAGGAAACTTCTCTTCAAAATCACCCAAAGACTTTATGTCATCCAAAGTCAATCCTGCTTCATTCATTATTGCCAATATAGCAGGGGTCCTGTGACGGACTGCAAAGTGCAACTGCTCAAGAATCCTTGCTTCAAGCCAGGATTGCCTCTCATCAGGGCTCAAGCGATCTAGAGCACCATCCCCAAGCGAATTTATCTCTGCCATAATCTTATATTAGGGGAAGATTAAGTATTTATAAATATTATGTATGTAATCACTTAGAAGTAACTATTCTGTTAATAATTTATCATATATCACAAACAGCGAAACAGACTGATTAACTGTCTGGGCCTGGCGATTCTGCACAGTCCCGATCTCACCAAAGGTATGCATACCCACCACTTTGAGAGCAGGATGGGCTTTCTTTGCAGCATCCACTTCTTTATTTATCTCCTGGCCAATGATCGCTTTTCTCCCACAACAATCAAAGACAAATGATATCGCTCCTTGGTCTAGAGTAGCATGTGCTTTCTCAGCTGCAGATATGATACCCTCCTTGATTGTGTTTATGGTCTTTTCCTGATCATAATCAACAATAGTGATTGCGGAATTCGGTGCAAGTCTCATGAGAACATTCATAGCATCATTATCCGGAAACGGCATCCACTCTTTGATGTACAATGATCCATCAGTATCAATCACACCAATAGGGTGCTCAAAAGTGTACTTGAAAGGATCCTTCCTTACGATTTCTTTGTCAACATCCAATAATCTTGAGTATTCCACCAGTGCAGGTTTCCCATTCAATTCTTCAAGCTTATGCCCATCAGGAGACAGCTTGGTAGCAAGAGCAACCCTGTTAGACATCAGGTAGCCGTTTGCGAGATTTGTTGAGAAATGAAGATTTGAAATCACAAAAACAACCAAAGCTGCATGCCTCAAGACCTTACCATCTGCAAATAGGAATAGGTTAGTCTGGTTTTTGTGCAGGAATGTGTCAAGGTCAGAGCTGCAAGCCTGACCGACTATCGGAAGATGAGAACCTGTCACATTAAAAATCCCCTCTAAGAATTCATTTTCCATACCCGGCACCATAACCCCATCTACAACCTCCACACCAGTAGAAAAATCGATGATAAAATAAGGAGGTGTCTTGACAATCTCATTATAAGACTTTGTCTGGGCTCTCCTGAACTGTATATATGGATCAACAATCTTGTCTGAATGGACCTTATCAAGAGCCATCTTGATGGCTTCTTCACCTGATCTCTGCGGGTTCTCTTTATAGTCTTCCTTGTATCCGACACCAAAATGCATATGATCTGTGTCAAGTACAATAGCTTGAATCGCTTTTTGGATGTATCCATCCTTATTATTGAACTGGCTGTCAGCAGAAGTGCCAACCCAATCCTTACCGAAATGAGCATTGGCTACTTCTGCAACCTCATAAGGATTGTAGCTATCATGCACAAACAGGAAAGCAAATCTTGGTTTCTTGATGTCGCCATCAGCCATAGAATTCTTGATCGCTTCCTCTACGCATTTCTTAGTATCCTCTTGAGAACTTAATCCAACACCCACTTTTATATGCTTGCCTTGCATAATGTTAGTTATATTATGATAGAACTTTAATAAGTTTTCGCTTTCTCGAATGAAATGGTGAATGTTGTGTACTCTCCAAGCCTTGACTCCAATGAGATTTGACCATTCATACGCTCGATGTTGCTCTTCACAGTAGATAAACCCATTCCATGGATGCCAGGCTCATCCCTTGTGGTGAATCTTGGCTCAAAAACTCTCTGTTGTATGTCTTCAGGAATACCCGTGCCATAATCCTTGAATTCGAAATAAATCCTGTCATCGCACTCATATGTCCTGATGTCAATCCTCCTTGAATCAGGTCTTGCAAACTGGAAAGCGTTCTCAAAAAGATTCTTGAGCACAAAATTGAACAGGGCGGGATTCACCATCGCAACTTGAGATGTTGCATCAGGCAATGGATTGCCTTGTTCGTCAATTACAGAATTCCCTTCCCGGTCATAAAAATGGAACTCAAATCCCGCTTTCCTCAGCTTGAAATCATAATATCTTGCCATCTTGATAACAAATGGATTGACATCATAGGAAGCCATCTCATCCCTCTGCTGGGCATAATCTTCCATCTGATTCAACTGCTGAGCTATCATGCCTGCACCATGCAGGGCAGATTCCAGATCCTGGGGGGGGATTGCTTTCCCTCTTTCCAACCTTCTCTGCATCTTCTTCAACCTATCTACAACAACAGTCAGAGGACTTCTCAACTCATGGGCAATGGTCGATGCAAAATCACCATAAGCAGCAGAAGACAACAAAGCAACTCTCTCATTCTGCAGTTCATCCCTCTGCCTGCCAGTCTCCTCCAAATCAGCGTAGGCTTGTCTTAAAGCTTCATTCCTTCTGTAAAGTTCATTGCCGAAGATTGCAAATTTTATTATCCCATCAACCTTACCTGCTATCCTAAGCACTCGTTTCATCTTCTCCTCTGGAGGGGGTAAATGGTAATCAATATCTATCGGAGAATCCAGAGATATCATTCCAATAGGTTCTCTGACCCCCTGAACAAATCTGAACAACCCTATATGTAATTGATAGAAATATTCATCAAATGTTAAATTTGGGTTTTTTGGTTTTATCCCAACTTCAAAAGTATTCTTGGAACGATGGAAAGTGCCTTCTGGCAAGATTCCTTTAGATTCTAATTGTAACATGTATGACTCATCATTCAAACAATAGGTATATTCCAAATCTCCAGTAAATAGCCCAACAGGAGGGCCTGGTAATCTGCCTGCTCGAATTTCTTTTAGATCGGCAAACATATTTTTAACATAGTCTAAATACTCTTGCTCATAATTGACTCCTGTGATCCATTGCAGAAATCTGGTACCCCCAAACAGATCACCCATTTTCCCTGGTGTTATCAAAGTGTTATTAGGATCCTTTATCAAAGCTATCTCACAACATCTGAATCCTAGAAACTTGCTCATTGAATGTAAAATTGTCTGAAGTGAATCAATTAGATAATCCGGACCAATGGAATCAACATCAGATACTTTATCTGCCAGCTCGGTCTCTAGTTGTTCCATTATAGAAGCATAGTCAATAACTTTAGCAGTATCTTGAAAATCTGACATACAGAATGATGAAAATTTAAAGATTTATAAAATTATTTATTACTACAAAGAAATAAATTGGACATATTAACTCTTATCTTGCTTTAAGACCTAAACCTAGAGTACCTATCCTCTTCTTCTTGCCCTTTGCAGGGGCTTTCTTCTTTGTTTTTGCCATACCACATCCTCCGCATACCATATTTGCACCTCTTGCCTTAACAAGAAAAAAAGGCCAGCAAAGCTGGCCAGTACTGTGATTTCTTGTTAAGATAGCCTATTACGCTATATGCAGCTACCCCTATATATATTTTTCTATACTGGAATAGAGGAGATATAGGAAAAATAAAAACGTAATATTTATATAACATTTGTTATTATTTTATTACAGATGTTAAAAAAAAGTAACAGACAGAAGCTCTTGAACTTATTCTTCACAGATCCTTCTCCACAATACCAATTAAGAGAGATATGCAGAAAAATCAGATTAAGCCCAAAATCTGTCAAGAATTATCTAGAAGAATTAAGCAAAGAAGGACTCATAAGGATCACAAAGCACCGAGTGCATGAATATCCTTTGTATCAAGCAAACAGAGATGATCCTTTGTTCAGATTATTAAAAAGAAATGAGCTTATCCTTGAAATCAAAGAGACAGGATTGCTGGATCTCCTGAATGACAGATATATGCCAGATGTAATAATCCTGTTCGGATCAGCATCAAGAGGAGAGGATACAAATGAAAGTGATATTGATCTCTTCCTCCAATGCAAAGGTGACAAAACAGAATTCAGGTCAGCAGAACACCAACTGAACCGGAAAATCAACCTATTCTTCTCAGAAGACTTTAATAAGCTCAGCAGCGAACTCAAGAACAACATAATCAATGGAATAAAATTGAGAGGATATCTGAAAATATGGGGATAATCAGCATAACACCAGACAAAGAGAGATGCAGATCAATAATGAGAATGGCAGAGACAAGCCTGAACATGATAAATGAAATTGATCACCTAAAATATCCCTCCAATGTGATAAAAGAATATTATGAGATCATCAGAGAGCTCTTGAGTGTAATCATGCTGCTTGAGGGCAAGAAAGCAGTAGGTGAAGAGGCCCATAAGAGACTGATAGAACACATAAGATCAATGAACATATTCCCTGAGAATGAGATCCAGATGATTGATGATCTGAGAATCCTGAGGAATCGCATTGCATATGAGGGATTCTTCATAAGACCAGATTATCTGGAAAGAAATCATCCAATGATAAAACAAATAATCAACAGACAAAATGAGATTATACAGAAGCAGATATAGCAAATATTTATAAATAAAACAACGAGAAACCAATCAAAAGAGGTCTAGGAATGCAGAAACATCAGAAGAATCTAAAATTATTATATTATATTGAGGCATTTTTCTCATTCTCCGGCAGCCTGATTGCAGACATGATAACATATTATGCAGAATCCATAGGCATATTCAGGGGCCTTATCGGCATGATATCCGGGTTCATAGAGCTGGTGTCATACACATCAGAGGTCATAGCCGGATACCTGTCAGACAAGTTCCAGCAGAGAAAGATATTCCTGATCCTCAGCGTGACAGCATGGACACTCATGTGGATACCTATAATACAGACAACAAACCACATGCTGTTCCTCGGTCTGGTCCTGGTGCAGGCATTCCTTGGGGGATCGATAGTGCCTGTCTTCGATGCTCTGACATTCTCGAACTCAAACCCGAAGAACAGGGTGCATGTGATAACAAACCTTGATTTCATAAACCAGCTGTTCGGATTCTTCGGCACCCTGGTCGCAGCAGGGCTCGCATTCTATTACAAGGATGTGCTCCTCACAAATATTGAGATAACAAGGAACCTTTTCATACTTGCGGCATGCATACAATTCATAAGCCTGGCATTCATAGTGCGGATAAAAGAAAGCCCTGTAAAGAGCAATTCAAAGAACCTCTTCAGGGAAGCGAATTTCATAAACAAGTACTTCTTCCAGAAGAACAAGAGGCTCAGGACATTCCTGCTGGTCAATCTCTTATGGGCATTCGCGACAGGAATACCTTTAGGATTCATGTCAATATACATAATAAACGAGATGGGCGCTTCCATGTTCTTCTTCTTCATGACAAATGCAGTCATGGTCATCAGCATGCTCGCCTCAATCAAGAGCTGGGAGGCATTTGCAGAGAAGTTCGGAGGAAAGGTGA
Above is a genomic segment from Candidatus Woesearchaeota archaeon containing:
- a CDS encoding PIN domain-containing protein, translating into MDLYEDRKGFRGEPLGRYAAKLISMIMSEDSRIVTSDIVIKELRRFYSDETLNSMFRPFQKVIDLIFFNLDQHAEATEISKSRNLPKDDVLHAILSRDSASLLIARDKHFKKIRDITYYRKPESLI
- a CDS encoding HEPN domain-containing protein encodes the protein MIKLAKEGRLQAVEPSDEIKKAYLLRSDESLSSAKALLKIGNLKDSVALAYYSMYHCLLAALFRIGIKSENHMASIIFLKEIFDIDSSDIKKAKSERVDKQYYVDFSVGLEEAVNSIRVAEEFISKIHNLIAGLSEKSVVEYHKKAVGLFSDY
- a CDS encoding nucleotidyltransferase domain-containing protein: MSQNIYNKIIEALLRSENHIRGLAKLINTNQTSIARKVNDLSKNNVVDFRQQGKNKVVFLKRSLEAKQSAYQVESQKLIETVRKYPSLRRVIEAIKQNNKISLAILFGSYAKGIARKDSDIDVYIETGDNGLKEEIQGIDSRISVKIGMYNKDSILIKEIEKNHVIIKGVELYYEKNKFFD
- a CDS encoding aldehyde dehydrogenase family protein gives rise to the protein MRFQNFVRGEMQDSAEGVDLQVTDYSGKGVVATVPDSGRTELVEARIFAYNEGHKVDLLPLEDRIGLVHEMISRTLSDSRLLENVALVHGTPVNYLSGTADSLRTWADDLGRFVENVDRFSVERDGVHLSERSLVSPYFIVAAGNDEVYETPFIVGQSILGGAHAIIRPSANDIAAHILFEKIAEMGLPYLAQKLSWSSLSKPEMVQEALAFSKGFSIFSSNAAYERIVRTVVGDRVIKDLSIGRSSRRYGSGHSIAIVGNGADIDQAADELVYASARNKGNKCWAVTAVYVHEDVYDEFVDALENRAKGLKHGSPTNPKTDLPRFHESALRGILDSGLSPRFGRIFPDKNDIDLMIYELPSSKVLEAQEVSLPVIALLPYSTYIGAVKQIRDSMHVRGTDKLLSLGVFGTGELADYLSSRIPHDTLKLNMSLGVDVFKPHQGSYFLLDVMRK
- a CDS encoding FIST C-terminal domain-containing protein, with product MQGKHIKVGVGLSSQEDTKKCVEEAIKNSMADGDIKKPRFAFLFVHDSYNPYEVAEVANAHFGKDWVGTSADSQFNNKDGYIQKAIQAIVLDTDHMHFGVGYKEDYKENPQRSGEEAIKMALDKVHSDKIVDPYIQFRRAQTKSYNEIVKTPPYFIIDFSTGVEVVDGVMVPGMENEFLEGIFNVTGSHLPIVGQACSSDLDTFLHKNQTNLFLFADGKVLRHAALVVFVISNLHFSTNLANGYLMSNRVALATKLSPDGHKLEELNGKPALVEYSRLLDVDKEIVRKDPFKYTFEHPIGVIDTDGSLYIKEWMPFPDNDAMNVLMRLAPNSAITIVDYDQEKTINTIKEGIISAAEKAHATLDQGAISFVFDCCGRKAIIGQEINKEVDAAKKAHPALKVVGMHTFGEIGTVQNRQAQTVNQSVSLFVIYDKLLTE
- a CDS encoding HAMP domain-containing histidine kinase, with amino-acid sequence MKRVLRIAGKVDGIIKFAIFGNELYRRNEALRQAYADLEETGRQRDELQNERVALLSSAAYGDFASTIAHELRSPLTVVVDRLKKMQRRLERGKAIPPQDLESALHGAGMIAQQLNQMEDYAQQRDEMASYDVNPFVIKMARYYDFKLRKAGFEFHFYDREGNSVIDEQGNPLPDATSQVAMVNPALFNFVLKNLFENAFQFARPDSRRIDIRTYECDDRIYFEFKDYGTGIPEDIQQRVFEPRFTTRDEPGIHGMGLSTVKSNIERMNGQISLESRLGEYTTFTISFEKAKTY
- a CDS encoding nucleotidyltransferase domain-containing protein codes for the protein MLKKSNRQKLLNLFFTDPSPQYQLREICRKIRLSPKSVKNYLEELSKEGLIRITKHRVHEYPLYQANRDDPLFRLLKRNELILEIKETGLLDLLNDRYMPDVIILFGSASRGEDTNESDIDLFLQCKGDKTEFRSAEHQLNRKINLFFSEDFNKLSSELKNNIINGIKLRGYLKIWG
- a CDS encoding MFS transporter, coding for MQKHQKNLKLLYYIEAFFSFSGSLIADMITYYAESIGIFRGLIGMISGFIELVSYTSEVIAGYLSDKFQQRKIFLILSVTAWTLMWIPIIQTTNHMLFLGLVLVQAFLGGSIVPVFDALTFSNSNPKNRVHVITNLDFINQLFGFFGTLVAAGLAFYYKDVLLTNIEITRNLFILAACIQFISLAFIVRIKESPVKSNSKNLFREANFINKYFFQKNKRLRTFLLVNLLWAFATGIPLGFMSIYIINEMGASMFFFFMTNAVMVISMLASIKSWEAFAEKFGGKVTLFFSALLTTIAIAGYLFHYEMIIFANIILGIGWAGFNMTASVLFMNYLPKDDTAGFVGMFDLYMGVVFFIAPIIGGILASQYDIRMIIIVSLILRICVVPLFSFIQEEYKEVIT